CAGTGTGACGGTCAGGGAGCTTGCCACCAACACCGAGTTCAGCGAGTCCTATGACAAGCTGGTCCTGGCCCCGGGCGGTACGCCGGTCATCCCGCCGGTCCCCGGGGCGGACAGGCCCATTGTCCATACCCTGAAGACCCTGGAGGATACGGACCGGATCCACGGCCTGCTCCAGGAGATGAAGCCCAAAAAAGCAGTGATCATCGGCGCCGGCCTGATCGGCATGGAGGTGGCCGAGAACCTGGCCCTGCTCGATATCCAGGTGTCGGTGGTGGAGTTCATGCCCCGGATCCTCGGCTTTCTCGACCAGGAGATGGCTGAGCTGGTTTGCCGCCATGCCCGGGACAAGGGAATCCGATTTTATCTCTCGGAAAAGATGACCGCGATTGTCGATAATAACGGCCAGGAGGTGGTGCGGACCGATACGGGTAAGGAACTGCCCGCCGACCTGATCATCATGTCGGTCGGCATCAGGCCCGATACCCGGCTGGCCCGGGACGCCGGGATCGAACTGGGCGACCGGGGCGGGGTCAAGGTTGACGAACAGATGCGGACCAGCGTGGCGGATATCTTTGCGGCCGGCGACTGCGTGGAGAGCATCAACCAGGTCACCGGCCGGCCGATGCTCCTGCCCATGGGCTCGGTGGCCAACAAGCAGGGCCGGGCCGCGGGCGCCAATGCCATGGGCCGGGAGATCGCGGTCAAGGGGTTCACCGCCACCGTCATTGTCAAGGTCTTTGACAAAACCGTGGCCAAGACCGGGTTGTCGGAACAGGAGGCCCTGGCCGAGGGGTTTGCCCCCTTTGTCACCTATCTGGTGGCCGACCACCATGCCGGCTACTATCCGGGCGCCCGGCCGCTGACCATCAAGACCGTGGCCGACCAGGATTCCGGCCGGCTGCTCGGGGCCCAGATCATCGGCGAGGCAGGGGTTGACAAACGGATCGACGTCTTTTCCACTGCCATCTACAACCGGATGAACCAGGAGGA
This is a stretch of genomic DNA from Desulfobacterales bacterium. It encodes these proteins:
- a CDS encoding FAD-dependent oxidoreductase, whose protein sequence is MSAPKLVIIGGVAAGASAAAKARRCNEDAEIIIFEKGADISYATCGMPYYLSGVIKKRKKLQVVTASFFKKRFNVDVRTGHEVINIDPQTRSVTVRELATNTEFSESYDKLVLAPGGTPVIPPVPGADRPIVHTLKTLEDTDRIHGLLQEMKPKKAVIIGAGLIGMEVAENLALLDIQVSVVEFMPRILGFLDQEMAELVCRHARDKGIRFYLSEKMTAIVDNNGQEVVRTDTGKELPADLIIMSVGIRPDTRLARDAGIELGDRGGVKVDEQMRTSVADIFAAGDCVESINQVTGRPMLLPMGSVANKQGRAAGANAMGREIAVKGFTATVIVKVFDKTVAKTGLSEQEALAEGFAPFVTYLVADHHAGYYPGARPLTIKTVADQDSGRLLGAQIIGEAGVDKRIDVFSTAIYNRMNQEELIHLDLAYAPPFSSARDPVIVSGAVAQNFKAGDWQPITPAELNRKIINNENFVLVDVRTRRELEKTGIIPGALHIPLDELRERLSELDPRQQTILYCAVGLRSYVSHRLLAMHGFGNLLSLTGGFGCWTYETSPFPAG